In Desulfobotulus mexicanus, a genomic segment contains:
- a CDS encoding KH domain-containing protein, translated as MKELIDYIAKALVDHPDQVAVSEIEGNQTSVLELKVAKEDLGKVIGKQGRTARAMRTILSAASAKVKKRTVLEIIE; from the coding sequence ATGAAAGAGCTGATCGATTATATCGCTAAGGCTTTGGTGGATCATCCGGATCAGGTGGCGGTTTCAGAAATTGAAGGAAATCAGACATCTGTTCTGGAACTGAAGGTGGCCAAAGAGGATCTGGGGAAGGTCATTGGCAAGCAGGGGCGCACGGCCCGTGCCATGCGGACGATTCTGAGTGCAGCCTCGGCCAAGGTAAAAAAACGCACAGTTCTTGAGATTATTGAGTAA